CATGGTACAGGCACTAAGGCTGGTGACCCGCAAGAGGCAGCGGCCATCCAGGATGCGCTTTTCGGGTGCAATATGGAGGAAAACCAACCAAATAATGAAACAGTTTATGTCGGTTCCATTAAAACCATTATTGGCCATACCGCTGGTGCTGCAGGGTTGGCGGGGGTTATTCGTGCCTCGTTAGCTTTGCAGAATGGTGTGGTCCCGCCCAACTTGCACTTTAACAGGGTGAGCGATACTGTGGCACCGCATACCACTCATCTGGAGGTCCCAACTCGGGCGGTTCGATGGCCTGAGCTACCTAGTGGCGTTCCTCGACGTGTATCTGTGAACTCGTTTGGCTTTGGAGGAACCAATGCACATGCCATACTGGAGAGCTTTGACCAAGCGAGTCGACATCCCTCTACACAGGTTGAGCGGGTTCATCAATCCCAACAGGCCTTGCTCCCCATAGTCTTTTCTGCAGCATCTCCATCCTCCCTGGCTGATCTGCTAGAAGGATATGTCCAGTGGCTATTTGATAACCCAAACGTAGACCTACTGGGTTTGGCATCATCACTATTGTTGCGCCGATCAACTTTACGCTACCGGAAGGCTTTTATTGCAGCTTCACCTGACGAACTACGGATAAAGATCCAGCATGAGCTGAAGCGCAATACTACAGACGCCCAATGGGCTATCATGTCCCCGCCTAAGCGTGAAGGCGGAAACTGCATTCTTGGCGTTTTCACCGGCCAAGGAGCACAGTGGCCACAGATGGGCTTGGAGCTCATCCAAAATTGCCCACAAGCCCGTATGCGATTGCGTGAGCTGCAGCAGTCATTAGATGACCTGCCAATAGAATACCGTCCAGGATTTACACTTTTAGATGAATTGTCTGCGCCAGAGAGCCAATCTCGTCTTGGTGAAACCGCTCTATCACTACCGCTACGAACAGCTCTTCAGATCATCCAGATTGACCTGCTTCGTGCTCTTGGGATCACTTTTAATGCAGTAGTTGGGCATTCATCCGGGGAAATTGCTGCAGTATATGCTGCAGGTATCCTGAATGCCACGGATGCAATCCGAGTCGCATACCTTCGCGGTTTCGCTGTTAAGCATGCCGCATCTCGTGGAAAGATGATAGCAGTGAATTTGACCGAGCATCAAGCGAATGCTATCTGTTCACAGCCAATGTGGAAAGGCCAGGTGGCGGTGGCAGCCTATAATTCACCGTCCAATGTCACCCTGTCGGGTGACCCGGAGACGATGGACGAACTTGTATGGCTACTGAGGAGCCTTGAGCGACATACCCACCCTCTGAATACAGATGCAGCATATCACTCACATCATATGCAGCCATGCGCAGGGCCCTATCTGCAGGCCCTCAAATCTTGCAATGTAGGTGTGTCCTCACCATCATCGGTGCAAATGTTCTCTAGCGTGTACAAAGGCTTGGTGGTGAATAGCACAGATTGCGCTTTGGACAGTACATATTGGTGTGATAACATGTTGCGTCCAGTTCTATTCTCTCAGGCCATTTCGACCTGTCTGGACCAGATCCCggatattaatttaatcatCGAGGTCGGCCCCCACACTGCACTTCAAGGGTCGATCAAACACATTCTACATGACACCCTTTCCGAGGGCTCCGTGGTACCCTATATTGGGCTGGCTCATCGAGGGGAGGATTCGATTCAGTCCATGGCTGCAGCGATCGGTAGACTCTGGGCGTACCTTGGTATGCGAGACCTGAAACTCCAGCAATATATCCAACTATTTGGACCATTTCGAGAATCATGCTGCGTCCAGTCACTTCCAACGTACCCCTTCGATCACCGTACATCCTACTGGGCTGAACCGCGTCTCTCCCAGGCACGTCTACATTGCCCTATCCCACCACACCCACTACTCGGCGTGCTTAGTAGTGAATGCGGTAGGGATGAATGGCGGTGGAGAAACTACCTCCACCTGGAGGAGATCCCCTGGCTTACTGGCCACCGCATCTTATCAGATATCTCTTATCCACCGATGGGCTACATTGCCATGGCTGTGGAGGCAGCACAAGCTGCCTCCCGGTCAAAGCCCCTACAACTTGTCGAAATTCATTCGTTGATCATAGAGCGTACAATCTCCATTCCAGTAGAGGGGCCGGGCATTGAAACCCTTTTCAAGATGGATATTGAGTCTGCTGACAACGATACAATGACTGGAACATTTCAGTGTCAGATAAGCTGTGGTAATGAATTTCAGAAATGTGCTTCTGGCAGGGTTATCCTTGCACTGGGTGAAGCTAACCCGACAGTCCTACCGTCGAAGAGCAAAGGAATGTCCATATCATACCCGATGAATGTCGACAAGTTCTACAACCAGTTACAAATTGTGGGCGGAAATGTCTCCGATATATTTCGGGGAATAACTGAACTAACCCGACAAGAAGGTGGTATGCAAGGGGTGGCCAATGTTCCCTCCCATGATCAGCCCACTTTTCATCCGGTCGTTATGACTACAGCGTTGCAGGTACTCTGGGGAGCTATGATGTCAGATGAAGGGCGACTATCAGCATTGCCTCTACCGGTACGGATCGACTCGGTAACGATCAACCCATCCTGCTCCCATTCTGGACATGTCTGTCTGGAAGCCTCTATTACCCGCACGGGTTCTGGGAGGAATGGGTGCGGTGATGTGCTCGTGTTCAACGGGCAAGGCGACGGCATAGCCCAGCTAGAGGGTATCCATCTCACTCTCTCGAAGCCCAAGAATAGTAGTGATGATCAAGCCCTGGCTTTCGGGACTACTGTGTGGGGGCCGCTGAATCCAGACCCCAGCATTGGCTATCCCAAGAACCTGCCATATAATCTCTCAATCCAGAATCTACAGGCTCGTCTAGCTGTGTTATATCTTCGAGATGCTCAAGCTGGTCTCACTGCACAGGATCGCGAGCGGCTTGTCTCGCATCGCAGGCACTATGTCGCATGGATGGATTCCACATTGTCCAAGATTCGTGATGGCGTACATCCCCATTATCCACGAGACTGGCTTCTAGGGACCATAGGTGAACTTGACTCGCAAACAACATCTCACGAGACCCTTATCCATGTCACGCATATAGTAGGGCAAAACCTCCTTCAGTTCCTGTCcggcggagaagaaacaaTACTCCTGAAACTACGCGACAATAACATCGATCTCCTGACCCGATACTACCAGGATGATGAGGCAATGCGTATCATGAGTGACAGTCTGGGCAAGGTGGTCAGTCAAATTGTGTTCCGTAATCCTCAACTACACGTCCTCGAGGTTGGTGCTGGGACAGGATCTGCTACTCGAGCTATATTGTCTTCTATCGGTCGGAACTACCATTCCTATACATATACGGATATCTCACCAGCCTTCTTTGAGGGCGCATCGGCAGCATTCCATACCCATGAAGATCGTTTCATCTACAAGGTGCTCGATGTTGAATGTGACGTGACTGATCAAGGTTTCTCCATGCATAGCTACGATGTCGTTATCGCAAGCAATGTGCTGCATGCTACTCGGTCCCTGCGTCGCACGCTGATGAACATAAGAAAGCTCATCAAACCATCAGGCTATCTTGTGCTCCTGGAAGGTACAGATCCCGATCGAGTTCCGACTCCCTTTATCTTCGGTGCATTTGAAGGCTGGTGGCTGGGTGAGGACGACGGACGATCTGGAGGACCATTGATCCGACGTGAAGAATGGGACGTCTTGTTACAGTGTACTGGATTCGGTAGATGTACTTCATATACACCAACCAATCAAGCCAACTTGTATGGTATGTCTGTGATAGTGTCACAGCCTACTGATATGCCAGCAATCCCCGTGATAGAGATGGATTTGCTGCTGGTAGGTGGTAGTACGGAAACTACAAGGCAGATTATACTGGACTTAAAGACGATCCTCCGCGACTCGTTCGTTCAAATATCCTCCTGCCTGAGTGTGGATGATTTTACACCTGGCCCAGGGATTTCTCAGCTTGCTATACTCTGTCTTGCTGAGCTTGACCACCACTCTGAGGAGACAAGATGGCAATGGCAGGATATGCGCTTGATGATGACGGCAGCAAGCTGTCTACTATGGGTTTCCCCGGCGGACGACCCGCATTCCGGTGTAAGCAAAGGTCTTCTTCGATCACTTGCACTGGACTCCTCGTCCGGCCTATTGCAACACCTTACCGTCATCGATTCGACACCTATTGGAGCTGAAATGCTCGCTACCACATTAATGAATCTTGTCCGGACAAAGCAAGAAGGCATGGGGCGACCTGAGATTGAACTAGGATGGGGCGAGGGAATACTGAACATTCCGCGTATTGTGCGTGATCCAACCATCACTCAACGACTACTCGCTAGCCGTAGTCCTTGCGTGTTTAATTTGGTAGATGTCCGGGAGCAAGCTGTTTGCCGGCTAGTCTCGACGGAGGGttcacagaaagaaaaggtagATGTGTATTTGACGGATCCAAAGAATGCCACCACTTCTGCGGCAAAGCTATTCTCAAATGAGTCCCTCGTTCAGTATCAAGTACATTATTGTACACAGGCTGCACTAACAATAACGGAGAAATGTTCCCTTTTTCTGATCGTCGGACAGAATGTGTTCAATGGTGCGCGACAGCTCGCCCTCTCAATCTCTCATGGTTCCATAATCTCGACACCGTTGTCTTGGGCCTGGGATGTCCCAGCCTCTGTTTCCACTGATAATGAACCAAAACTACTAGCCGCTGTCGCAGCTACTATTTTAGCTTTCGCGATCGCCGATCTCGCTGGTCCGTCTTCAACACTTTGGGTACATGAAGCACAGGCAATGGGGCCGACATTCATGGATGCGCTGGTGTCTGCTGTGTCTGATAGACAGGACATCAAGAATCTTACCTTGACTACATCACAATGTGGGCTGTCTGATACCCGTGTGCACTTCGTTCATCCGCACAGCTCCACAAAAACCCTGTCCAGCGTGCTACCCCGGAATGTCTCGTCTGCGGTCCTGTTCGATGATGGACGACTTTCTCGGCGATCAAGACTAGTGCTACCTCGCTGTGCTAACTTCCGGAGCTTTTCAGACTTCTTTCGACCCTCCTCCATTATAGAAGAGATAGACATACAGTCCGTTGCTACTATATTGAATAGTGCCTGTGCTTTTGTCACCCGTAAAGGGTACGAGAAAGGAAGCTCGCCCCGCATTATCTCTCCTAGAGAACAATCATCAGTGGACTCTCTGGAGGTGGTTAACTGGCGGCAGCCGACATGGATTGAAGCACAGATCCTCCCTGCTAGCTCACTGGTCAGTCTCTCGCCGACGATGGCGTATGTCGTTGTTAATATGAACCACAAATTGCGTCGACTAGTGCTCGACTTCTTGGTTCGACAAGGTGCCAGACATATTGTTTGGGTTGGCGAATGGTCAGATGAAGATTTCGCATGGATCGCCCAGCTCTCGAGAGATGAAGTGCATGTGGCTGTAGTACAGATGTGggctttcttgtcttcaatATCCGATTTATACGATCAACTAACATCTACCAGGAAAGCCGAAATTCCGATCAGTAGTCTTCAAACATATATGCCAATAGGTGGAATCATTTATGACGGGCTGAAGGACAGCCCACAACAGGCGGCTGAGAATACTCTGCTGCTGGATGAGCTCTGCGGTAATGATGCCACATTTTTCATTCTGGTGGGATCCCTGCTGGGACACATTGGTTTTACAGACAGTAACTCCTTCATTGGAAGCACCACTGGGGTCCTATCTGGTGTCATTTCCCGACGACGACAAAGAGGCTACGTGGGGAGTGTACTTTATTTGGGCGAGCAAAATGCAGTGGAAGACATCACGCTCTCAGCCGGTGATATACGTGAGGCCTTCTCAGAAGCAATCCTTCTTGGACCACCAGAGTCCACCAGCAATGGAGAAATCTTGGCAGGTCTTCGCA
The sequence above is a segment of the Aspergillus flavus chromosome 4, complete sequence genome. Coding sequences within it:
- a CDS encoding putative polyketide synthase, translating into MGVPRHTPPAMKVDERVAIIGTGCRFPGGSNSPHELWELLVNPRDVARKVPPDRFNIAAFHHPQMGHHGTTAAWESYFLDENIQRFDASFFNISPTEAAAMDPQQRLLLETVYESLDRAGLRLEELQGTQTGVFCGLMRHDYHRLLTADMETNPPYALAGTAGSVLANRVSYFFDWHGPSITIDTACSSSLVAVHLACESLRKGECSLAIVGGSNLLLSPDPYIWESKMQLLSPTNRCHMWDASADGFACGEGVASVVLKRLTDALADGDHIECVIRATGVNSDGRSPGLTMPNSNAQSALIRDTYARAGLHPKQNPHDRCQFFEAHGTGTKAGDPQEAAAIQDALFGCNMEENQPNNETVYVGSIKTIIGHTAGAAGLAGVIRASLALQNGVVPPNLHFNRVSDTVAPHTTHLEVPTRAVRWPELPSGVPRRVSVNSFGFGGTNAHAILESFDQASRHPSTQVERVHQSQQALLPIVFSAASPSSLADLLEGYVQWLFDNPNVDLLGLASSLLLRRSTLRYRKAFIAASPDELRIKIQHELKRNTTDAQWAIMSPPKREGGNCILGVFTGQGAQWPQMGLELIQNCPQARMRLRELQQSLDDLPIEYRPGFTLLDELSAPESQSRLGETALSLPLRTALQIIQIDLLRALGITFNAVVGHSSGEIAAVYAAGILNATDAIRVAYLRGFAVKHAASRGKMIAVNLTEHQANAICSQPMWKGQVAVAAYNSPSNVTLSGDPETMDELVWLLRSLERHTHPLNTDAAYHSHHMQPCAGPYLQALKSCNVGVSSPSSVQMFSSVYKGLVVNSTDCALDSTYWCDNMLRPVLFSQAISTCLDQIPDINLIIEVGPHTALQGSIKHILHDTLSEGSVVPYIGLAHRGEDSIQSMAAAIGRLWAYLGMRDLKLQQYIQLFGPFRESCCVQSLPTYPFDHRTSYWAEPRLSQARLHCPIPPHPLLGVLSSECGRDEWRWRNYLHLEEIPWLTGHRILSDISYPPMGYIAMAVEAAQAASRSKPLQLVEIHSLIIERTISIPVEGPGIETLFKMDIESADNDTMTGTFQCQISCGNEFQKCASGRVILALGEANPTVLPSKSKGMSISYPMNVDKFYNQLQIVGGNVSDIFRGITELTRQEGGMQGVANVPSHDQPTFHPVVMTTALQVLWGAMMSDEGRLSALPLPVRIDSVTINPSCSHSGHVCLEASITRTGSGRNGCGDVLVFNGQGDGIAQLEGIHLTLSKPKNSSDDQALAFGTTVWGPLNPDPSIGYPKNLPYNLSIQNLQARLAVLYLRDAQAGLTAQDRERLVSHRRHYVAWMDSTLSKIRDGVHPHYPRDWLLGTIGELDSQTTSHETLIHVTHIVGQNLLQFLSGGEETILLKLRDNNIDLLTRYYQDDEAMRIMSDSLGKVVSQIVFRNPQLHVLEVGAGTGSATRAILSSIGRNYHSYTYTDISPAFFEGASAAFHTHEDRFIYKVLDVECDVTDQGFSMHSYDVVIASNVLHATRSLRRTLMNIRKLIKPSGYLVLLEGTDPDRVPTPFIFGAFEGWWLGEDDGRSGGPLIRREEWDVLLQCTGFGRCTSYTPTNQANLYGMSVIVSQPTDMPAIPVIEMDLLLVGGSTETTRQIILDLKTILRDSFVQISSCLSVDDFTPGPGISQLAILCLAELDHHSEETRWQWQDMRLMMTAASCLLWVSPADDPHSGVSKGLLRSLALDSSSGLLQHLTVIDSTPIGAEMLATTLMNLVRTKQEGMGRPEIELGWGEGILNIPRIVRDPTITQRLLASRSPCVFNLVDVREQAVCRLVSTEGSQKEKVDNATTSAAKLFSNESLVQYQVHYCTQAALTITEKCSLFLIVGQNVFNGARQLALSISHGSIISTPLSWAWDVPASVSTDNEPKLLAAVAATILAFAIADLAGPSSTLWVHEAQAMGPTFMDALVSAVSDRQDIKNLTLTTSQCGLSDTRVHFVHPHSSTKTLSSVLPRNVSSAVLFDDGRLSRRSRLVLPRCANFRSFSDFFRPSSIIEEIDIQSVATILNSACAFVTRKGYEKGSSPRIISPREQSSVDSLEVVNWRQPTWIEAQILPASSLVSLSPTMAYVVVNMNHKLRRLVLDFLVRQGARHIVWVGEWSDEDFAWIAQLSRDEVHVAVVQMWAFLSSISDLYDQLTSTRKAEIPISSLQTYMPIGGIIYDGLKDSPQQAAENTLLLDELCGNDATFFILVGSLLGHIGFTDSNSFIGSTTGVLSGVISRRRQRGYVGSVLYLGEQNAVEDITLSAGDIREAFSEAILLGPPESTSNGEILAGLRNSEKWELVPKLSAWNESKTLLESDDKSQSAGQGQAHDADAVTQLKLATSVAEAREIILQLFKEKLRRKLGLSSDVPLRRETLLHELGIDSLVAVDIHIWFARELGAKIPVVQIMGAGSIGSMVDEVVKRRNGFT